A DNA window from Allokutzneria albata contains the following coding sequences:
- a CDS encoding HNH endonuclease signature motif containing protein — MAPADIEDDLVAAYAAIGKAVADFTSTLMKLYDDLDPQVQQYAGDVLMPLLRVSQVKGNKLIDRAMSLVEHPAVLEALSEGRIDEGKALMIIDQVSVLDAANQAIAEPVLINHAATHNYTASQRYARRYVLKLDAEAALRRHKEKRKQRLVEKFNLDDGMCSLRVVLPALDAALAFDRIDRIARALPKDDRTLDQKRSDVAADLLMGKETPAPQGEVCVNLTMPITNILDLTTDPVMLAGYGPLPAEIVADVAANGIWKRILTDPATGMAEHITTYRPTPAQRELINARYPTCTMVGCNQPAHRCDLDHCCPFDGTNTTVANLRPKCRHHHRMKTHSSWSCENRADGTHAWTTPSGKVIETELEPIAEPAPF, encoded by the coding sequence ATGGCCCCTGCCGATATCGAAGACGACCTCGTGGCCGCCTACGCCGCTATCGGTAAGGCGGTCGCGGACTTCACCTCGACCCTGATGAAGCTCTATGACGACCTCGACCCGCAAGTGCAGCAGTACGCCGGGGATGTCCTGATGCCCCTGCTGCGCGTCTCTCAGGTCAAGGGCAACAAGCTCATTGATCGGGCGATGTCTCTGGTGGAGCACCCGGCGGTGTTGGAAGCGTTGTCGGAGGGGCGGATCGATGAGGGCAAGGCGTTGATGATCATTGATCAGGTCAGTGTCCTGGACGCCGCCAACCAGGCGATTGCCGAACCTGTGCTGATCAACCATGCCGCGACGCACAACTACACCGCCTCTCAACGTTATGCCCGGCGGTATGTCCTCAAGCTGGATGCCGAGGCAGCCCTGCGGCGTCACAAGGAGAAGCGCAAGCAGCGGTTGGTGGAGAAGTTCAACCTCGACGACGGCATGTGCTCGCTGCGCGTCGTGCTGCCCGCGCTCGACGCGGCCTTGGCTTTCGATCGGATCGACCGGATCGCCCGGGCGTTGCCGAAGGATGACCGCACGTTGGACCAGAAACGGTCAGACGTTGCGGCGGATCTGTTGATGGGTAAGGAAACACCCGCTCCGCAGGGTGAGGTGTGCGTCAACCTGACCATGCCGATCACCAACATCCTGGACCTAACCACAGACCCGGTGATGCTGGCCGGGTACGGGCCGCTGCCCGCAGAGATCGTGGCCGATGTCGCCGCGAACGGGATCTGGAAGCGCATCCTCACCGACCCCGCCACCGGGATGGCCGAACACATCACCACCTACCGACCCACCCCAGCCCAACGCGAACTCATCAACGCCCGCTACCCGACCTGCACCATGGTCGGCTGCAACCAACCCGCCCACCGCTGCGACCTGGATCATTGTTGCCCGTTCGATGGCACCAACACCACGGTCGCGAATCTGCGCCCGAAGTGCAGGCATCATCACCGGATGAAGACCCACTCCAGCTGGTCCTGCGAGAACCGGGCGGACGGGACGCATGCGTGGACCACGCCGAGTGGCAAGGTGATCGAGACCGAACTCGAACCCATCGCCGAACCTGCACCGTTCTAA
- a CDS encoding YciI family protein gives MRYLLMHKLSENAPEWTPGPEFVERVGAFVQEAAEGGVLLTGEGVHPSEKGARVRKTAGGGITSTDGPFSEAKEVIGGFLVINAKDRAEAVAFAERYAALFQDVEIEVRQVVEEEDLPG, from the coding sequence ATGCGCTACCTGTTGATGCACAAGCTCTCCGAGAACGCGCCCGAGTGGACCCCCGGCCCGGAGTTCGTCGAGCGCGTCGGCGCCTTCGTCCAGGAGGCGGCCGAAGGGGGTGTGCTGCTGACCGGCGAGGGCGTCCACCCGTCCGAGAAGGGCGCACGGGTCCGCAAGACCGCGGGCGGGGGCATCACCAGCACCGACGGCCCGTTCAGCGAGGCCAAGGAGGTCATCGGCGGCTTCCTGGTGATCAACGCGAAGGACCGGGCCGAGGCCGTCGCCTTCGCCGAGCGCTACGCAGCGCTGTTCCAGGACGTCGAGATCGAGGTGCGCCAGGTGGTCGAGGAGGAGGACCTGCCCGGCTAG
- a CDS encoding class I SAM-dependent DNA methyltransferase — MSADWIEATRTSYDTVAESYAELLRDGLTGLPYLRSALALFAELVRADGGGPVADVGCGPGHVTAHLRGLGVDAMGVDLSPAMIDIARAEHPGARFEVGSMTDLDLPDASLAGLLAWWSLIHIPDGAVPGVFAHFRRVLRPGGRLLLGFHVGDESRHKTQGYGGYPMDVHVHLRTPGRVADWLRKAGFTIEAEVLLDPDQRVPGGMLFAHRPHQTEES; from the coding sequence GTGAGCGCCGACTGGATCGAAGCCACCCGCACCTCGTACGACACCGTCGCCGAGAGCTACGCCGAGCTGCTGCGCGACGGGCTCACCGGACTGCCCTACCTGCGCTCTGCGCTGGCGCTGTTCGCCGAGCTGGTCCGCGCCGACGGCGGCGGCCCGGTCGCGGACGTGGGCTGCGGGCCCGGGCACGTCACGGCCCACCTGCGCGGGCTCGGCGTCGACGCGATGGGCGTCGACCTCTCCCCCGCGATGATCGACATCGCTCGCGCCGAGCACCCGGGAGCGCGGTTCGAGGTGGGCTCGATGACCGATCTGGACCTCCCGGACGCCTCGCTGGCCGGGCTGCTCGCCTGGTGGTCGTTGATCCACATCCCCGACGGGGCCGTTCCCGGGGTGTTCGCGCACTTCCGGCGCGTGCTGCGGCCGGGAGGCAGACTGCTCCTCGGGTTCCACGTCGGCGACGAGTCCCGGCACAAGACGCAGGGCTACGGCGGGTATCCGATGGACGTGCACGTCCACCTGCGCACGCCCGGGCGGGTCGCGGACTGGCTGCGCAAGGCCGGTTTCACCATCGAGGCGGAAGTGCTCCTCGATCCCGACCAGCGGGTGCCAGGGGGCATGCTCTTCGCACACCGTCCACATCAGACAGAGGAGTCGTGA
- a CDS encoding cytochrome P450 family protein → MAIPLAYKAFASSRRLREHGGLTDEELLRYLSIPQYGVPVRAALEDVGLEGQLITAAETVTISTRHLAFGHGVHRRFGQQLAWMELRIACRALFNRFPGRESDVIYGPGSLPVAWG, encoded by the coding sequence TTGGCGATTCCCTTGGCGTACAAGGCTTTCGCCTCATCGCGGAGACTGCGCGAGCACGGCGGGCTGACCGACGAGGAGCTGCTCCGCTACCTGTCGATCCCGCAGTACGGCGTCCCGGTGCGCGCGGCGCTGGAGGATGTGGGCCTGGAGGGCCAGCTGATCACGGCCGCAGAGACCGTGACGATCTCCACGCGTCACCTGGCGTTCGGGCACGGGGTGCACCGGCGCTTCGGCCAGCAGCTCGCGTGGATGGAGCTGCGCATTGCCTGCAGGGCGTTGTTCAACCGCTTCCCCGGTCGCGAAAGCGATGTGATCTACGGTCCGGGCAGCCTTCCGGTGGCGTGGGGATGA
- a CDS encoding phosphotransferase: protein MPLDDLPEWLPAWCAEQLGAEPVGVVFERRSISAVFGLLLADGRDVVVKAREDDGRAESCVAAQILLAERGFPCARPLAPPVRVGELAVHAEESRPGGEVLHGDSPDVAARYAEVFARIMAELADVTVAPPLPNPRWARWDHTGSELWPPIAFLDERDQDAVPAYVVDTAERARKRLLAADLPCVLGHADFEAQNLRWRDGRVWAVHDWDSLAWQPEAALVGAACGTFASVTPPTLAPIESSAAFLAAYQALRRRFTAEEQEIAWAASLWPAVHNARWEALHGDPPVCCGAVRAQAAERLRRANA from the coding sequence GTGCCGTTGGACGATCTCCCGGAGTGGCTGCCTGCCTGGTGCGCGGAGCAGCTGGGGGCGGAGCCGGTCGGCGTGGTGTTCGAGCGGCGGTCGATCTCGGCGGTGTTCGGGCTGCTGCTGGCCGACGGGCGGGACGTCGTGGTGAAAGCGCGGGAGGACGACGGCCGGGCCGAGTCGTGCGTTGCCGCGCAGATCCTGCTGGCGGAGCGGGGATTTCCGTGCGCCCGTCCGCTCGCGCCCCCGGTCCGCGTCGGCGAGTTGGCAGTGCACGCGGAGGAGTCCCGGCCCGGCGGTGAGGTGCTGCACGGAGACTCGCCGGACGTCGCGGCGCGCTACGCCGAGGTGTTCGCCCGGATCATGGCGGAGTTGGCCGATGTGACGGTCGCGCCGCCGCTGCCGAATCCGCGCTGGGCACGTTGGGACCACACGGGTTCCGAGCTGTGGCCGCCGATCGCGTTCCTCGACGAACGCGATCAGGACGCCGTCCCCGCGTACGTCGTGGACACCGCTGAACGGGCTCGGAAGCGGTTGCTCGCCGCGGACCTGCCGTGCGTGCTGGGCCACGCCGACTTCGAAGCGCAGAACCTGCGCTGGCGTGACGGCCGGGTGTGGGCGGTGCACGACTGGGACAGCCTGGCGTGGCAGCCCGAGGCAGCGCTGGTGGGCGCGGCGTGCGGGACGTTCGCCAGCGTCACACCGCCGACTCTGGCCCCGATCGAGAGCTCAGCGGCGTTCCTGGCGGCCTACCAAGCACTTCGGCGGCGGTTCACCGCGGAGGAACAGGAGATCGCGTGGGCGGCCAGTCTGTGGCCCGCAGTGCACAACGCCCGCTGGGAAGCCCTGCACGGCGACCCGCCGGTGTGTTGTGGCGCTGTCCGCGCACAGGCGGCCGAACGCCTCCGTCGAGCGAACGCCTGA
- a CDS encoding SsgA family sporulation/cell division regulator, which produces MRNDHVTLRSTAVFDLLAPRSPAVPVQVELRYDTRDPYAVVAAFRTGRAGWVEWVFARDLLADGLIAAAGEGDVRIRPAVDDPEVVVIELSSPSGHAMFEAAAQELADFLDRTYDLIVPGNENLWVSVDDALSHLQSNDLS; this is translated from the coding sequence ATGCGTAACGACCACGTGACTCTGCGCTCCACGGCGGTCTTCGACCTCCTGGCGCCCCGCAGTCCGGCGGTCCCCGTCCAGGTCGAGCTCCGCTACGACACCCGCGACCCCTACGCCGTGGTGGCCGCGTTCCGCACCGGCCGCGCCGGCTGGGTCGAGTGGGTCTTCGCCCGCGACCTGCTCGCCGACGGCCTCATCGCCGCCGCGGGCGAGGGCGACGTCCGGATCCGCCCGGCCGTCGACGACCCCGAGGTCGTGGTGATCGAACTCAGCTCCCCCTCCGGCCACGCGATGTTCGAGGCGGCCGCGCAGGAGCTGGCCGACTTCCTGGACCGGACCTACGACCTGATCGTTCCCGGCAACGAGAACCTGTGGGTCAGCGTCGACGACGCGCTCAGCCACCTGCAGTCCAACGACCTCAGCTGA
- a CDS encoding GNAT family N-acetyltransferase — MLDLIPPTTRLRNAWLDAHAEWGSGLHEDGFGLAPTDEVASPSGFAAWIARLTDESERATCRWIVEDDRVLGGIALRHEFNDHVQWAGHIGFGVRPSARRRGLASWALGRMLDQARVLGMNRVLVVCATNNVGSARTIERVGGVFDEVRDTEHGPVRRYWITIVEPKA, encoded by the coding sequence ATGCTCGACCTGATCCCGCCCACTACGCGGCTGCGCAACGCTTGGCTCGACGCGCATGCCGAGTGGGGATCTGGCCTCCACGAGGACGGCTTCGGACTGGCGCCAACGGATGAAGTTGCCTCGCCTTCCGGGTTCGCGGCGTGGATCGCACGGTTGACCGATGAGTCGGAACGGGCCACGTGCCGGTGGATCGTCGAGGACGACCGGGTGCTTGGCGGGATCGCGCTGCGCCACGAGTTCAATGACCACGTGCAGTGGGCCGGCCACATCGGCTTCGGTGTCCGGCCGTCCGCGCGGCGGCGTGGGCTGGCCTCCTGGGCGCTGGGCCGAATGCTTGACCAAGCGCGAGTGCTCGGTATGAACCGGGTACTGGTTGTCTGCGCGACCAACAACGTCGGCTCCGCGAGGACGATCGAACGCGTCGGTGGCGTCTTCGACGAGGTCCGGGACACCGAACACGGTCCCGTCCGTCGCTACTGGATCACGATCGTCGAGCCGAAGGCATGA
- a CDS encoding recombinase codes for MSPKMLAWLDELETDLIDRRTRAATDGWAGEIEGIDMTLTFLRTERDDTQRRLRRRAVDLGMPALIRTVDQQVKPQ; via the coding sequence GTGAGCCCCAAGATGCTCGCCTGGCTTGACGAACTCGAAACCGACCTGATCGACCGCCGCACCCGCGCCGCGACCGACGGCTGGGCTGGCGAGATCGAGGGCATCGACATGACCCTGACCTTCCTGCGAACCGAGCGCGACGACACCCAACGTCGGCTCCGCCGACGCGCCGTCGACCTCGGGATGCCAGCTCTCATACGAACCGTCGACCAGCAGGTGAAGCCACAATGA
- a CDS encoding pyridoxamine 5'-phosphate oxidase family protein, producing the protein MSIDDRERFLADPHVGVLGVTDPRGLRAPLLVPVWYGYEPGGVVSVLTARASTKAELVRTAGRFSLCAQSESPPYRYVSVEGPVVAVEDGLDRAEWEAMAHRYLDRDTAVAYLEANRRQLDEDITFRMRPQRWRTADFAAFAQEFS; encoded by the coding sequence ATGTCGATCGATGATCGGGAGAGGTTTCTCGCGGACCCGCATGTGGGTGTGCTGGGGGTGACCGATCCACGCGGGCTGCGTGCTCCGCTGCTGGTCCCCGTTTGGTACGGCTACGAGCCTGGCGGTGTTGTGAGCGTCCTGACGGCCCGGGCCTCGACCAAGGCCGAATTGGTCAGAACGGCTGGCCGGTTCAGCCTCTGCGCGCAGAGTGAGTCCCCTCCCTACCGCTATGTCAGTGTGGAGGGTCCGGTCGTGGCGGTGGAGGACGGTTTGGACCGGGCTGAATGGGAAGCAATGGCCCATCGTTACCTCGACCGGGACACCGCCGTGGCCTATCTGGAGGCGAACCGGCGCCAACTGGACGAGGACATCACTTTCCGGATGCGCCCCCAGCGGTGGAGGACAGCCGACTTCGCCGCTTTCGCGCAGGAATTCAGCTAG
- a CDS encoding amino acid adenylation domain-containing protein translates to MSSAQDTPAISCLRRWNDTATDYPRNSCLHELFDARAAEAPDAVAAVHVDRQLTYGELRDRSDALAVRLRGVGTQRGDPVAVCGDLSLDALIAFLGVLKAGAAYVPLDDTLPPARLRAMAEDAGVQVAVVLPNVTCRVRRLRARVDLSDAVGPAPEPGAGPRIGGSTPRDCAYVMFTSGSTGRPKAVAIPHRGVVRLAFADVAGSRPGPGDRVLHAYSLSSDASTIEIWSALLNGACLVLLDREELLSPATLESRLRSEGVTVAYLTTGVLHHVARTRPEALRCLRFVSAGGEAMDPDLARAVLAACPDTTLVNFYGPTENSVVSTAQVVRDPLPGAEDVPIGRPLDNSSCYVLRADGTPAVVGEQGELFVGGDGLALGYLGDPELTAERFVDNPFEPGTRLYRTGDRASWLPDGALRYHGRVDRQVKLRGRRIELDEIETRLRAHHTVGEAAVEVVRDSTDTTDAGHLIGYVTPADPNGTVSLDELRQHLVVWLPAAAIPSRLVVLQRFPVTRSGKIDRKRLAERAAENTTVVVSPAPRAATGPADVLAEIWEHTLRVRPMPADNFFAIGGDSLLAAEVVTRTLAALDMDARHSSALIRRLLRTPTLAGYADAVDELRRADASAQGADVAAPVDFEAEAALGFDLPPRQGPVPRWDAPRHVLVTGASGFVGAFLVDRLLRSTSATVHCPIRARDPRHARQRLAANLARFGLTPPEVAERVVCFPADLAAPGLGLSTEHAAELSGVLDLVIHAGAEVNFLYPYAQLRAANVNGTRAVIRLAATRRVPVHFLSTIAVVAGFGTAGVRQVDEDLPLAHADRLTMGYAESKWVAERVLQQAADQGLPVAVHRPYEITGDRRSGVCNTETAICSLFKTIAETGLAPDVPLPMDFVPVDYLADAVVHIAINRRATRRVYHLTNPNPARLGDMLDRMRAAGCEITTLPYPRWVAELVRHVAKHPTSPTAPFVSLCVNRGNKADISVKEMYFEGIFPALGRTNVERDLAGSGLHCPPVDDALLDRYLAYFFSTGYIPRPRSGAEPPPTRTTTVGRTPHPGAQHPRPVCSSSPRTKGVRGVGGRPADRDRTQPEGETR, encoded by the coding sequence ATGTCGTCTGCTCAGGACACCCCGGCCATCTCCTGCCTGAGGAGATGGAACGACACCGCGACCGATTATCCGCGAAACAGTTGCCTGCACGAGTTGTTCGATGCGCGGGCAGCGGAAGCGCCCGATGCGGTGGCCGCTGTGCACGTCGACCGTCAGTTGACCTATGGCGAGCTGCGGGACCGCTCCGACGCCCTGGCCGTACGGCTACGCGGTGTGGGCACCCAGCGAGGGGACCCGGTGGCGGTCTGCGGTGACCTCTCGCTCGACGCCCTGATCGCCTTCCTCGGCGTGTTGAAGGCCGGTGCGGCCTACGTCCCGCTGGACGACACCTTGCCACCCGCCCGGCTACGGGCCATGGCCGAGGACGCGGGAGTGCAGGTGGCGGTGGTGCTGCCGAACGTGACCTGCCGGGTGCGCCGGCTGCGTGCGCGGGTCGACCTGTCCGATGCGGTGGGCCCCGCCCCTGAGCCGGGTGCCGGGCCACGGATCGGGGGATCGACGCCGCGCGACTGCGCCTACGTGATGTTCACCTCGGGTTCGACCGGCAGGCCCAAGGCGGTGGCGATCCCCCATCGGGGCGTGGTCCGGCTCGCCTTCGCCGACGTGGCGGGCTCACGGCCGGGACCTGGCGACCGAGTGCTGCACGCCTACAGCCTCTCCTCCGACGCGTCCACGATCGAGATCTGGTCAGCCCTGCTCAACGGGGCGTGCCTCGTCCTGCTCGACCGGGAGGAGTTGCTGTCGCCCGCGACGCTGGAGTCCCGGCTGCGCTCCGAGGGGGTGACGGTGGCGTACCTGACCACCGGCGTGCTGCACCACGTAGCCAGGACCCGGCCCGAGGCCCTGCGCTGCCTGCGCTTCGTCTCGGCGGGGGGAGAGGCGATGGACCCCGACCTGGCCCGCGCGGTGCTGGCCGCGTGCCCGGACACGACACTGGTCAACTTCTACGGGCCGACCGAGAACAGTGTGGTGTCCACCGCCCAGGTGGTCCGCGACCCGCTGCCCGGCGCCGAGGACGTGCCCATCGGCCGCCCGCTGGACAACTCCAGCTGCTACGTGCTGCGGGCGGACGGCACTCCGGCGGTGGTCGGCGAGCAGGGCGAGCTCTTCGTCGGCGGGGACGGGCTGGCGCTGGGCTACCTCGGCGACCCGGAACTCACCGCCGAGCGTTTTGTGGACAACCCCTTCGAGCCGGGCACGCGCCTGTACCGCACGGGCGACCGGGCGTCCTGGCTGCCCGACGGCGCACTGCGCTACCACGGCAGGGTGGACCGGCAGGTCAAGCTGCGCGGTCGCCGCATCGAGCTGGACGAGATCGAGACCAGGTTGCGGGCACACCACACGGTCGGCGAGGCCGCCGTGGAGGTGGTCCGCGACTCCACGGACACCACAGACGCCGGACACCTGATCGGCTACGTCACACCGGCCGATCCGAACGGGACGGTGTCGCTGGACGAGCTGCGTCAACACCTCGTTGTCTGGCTGCCGGCAGCGGCCATACCCTCTCGGCTGGTCGTGCTGCAGCGCTTCCCCGTCACTCGCAGCGGCAAGATCGACAGGAAGCGCCTGGCCGAGAGGGCGGCCGAGAACACCACGGTCGTGGTCAGTCCTGCGCCGCGCGCCGCGACGGGCCCGGCCGACGTCCTCGCCGAGATCTGGGAGCACACGCTGCGGGTGCGGCCTATGCCCGCCGACAACTTCTTCGCCATCGGTGGTGACTCCCTGCTGGCCGCCGAGGTGGTCACCCGCACGCTGGCCGCACTGGACATGGACGCGCGGCACAGCAGCGCACTCATCCGCCGGCTGCTGCGGACGCCGACCCTCGCCGGCTACGCCGACGCGGTCGACGAGCTGCGCCGCGCGGACGCGTCCGCCCAAGGAGCGGACGTGGCGGCCCCGGTGGACTTCGAGGCGGAAGCCGCTCTGGGGTTCGACCTCCCGCCGCGACAGGGCCCCGTCCCCCGCTGGGACGCCCCCCGGCACGTCCTGGTCACGGGAGCCAGCGGCTTCGTCGGCGCCTTCCTGGTCGACCGGCTGCTGCGGTCCACTTCGGCCACGGTGCACTGCCCGATCCGGGCTCGCGACCCGCGGCACGCCAGGCAGCGTCTGGCGGCCAACCTCGCCCGCTTCGGCCTCACCCCACCAGAAGTGGCTGAACGGGTGGTGTGCTTCCCCGCGGATCTCGCCGCACCCGGACTCGGTCTGTCCACCGAGCACGCGGCTGAGCTCTCCGGCGTCCTCGACCTGGTGATCCACGCCGGGGCCGAGGTCAACTTCCTCTACCCCTACGCCCAACTGCGCGCGGCGAACGTGAACGGGACCCGCGCGGTGATCAGGCTGGCGGCCACGCGCCGGGTCCCGGTGCACTTCCTGTCCACCATCGCGGTGGTCGCCGGCTTCGGCACAGCCGGGGTGCGGCAGGTCGACGAGGACCTGCCACTCGCCCACGCCGATCGGCTGACCATGGGATACGCCGAGAGCAAGTGGGTCGCTGAGCGGGTGCTCCAGCAGGCCGCGGACCAAGGGCTGCCGGTGGCGGTGCACCGCCCCTACGAGATCACCGGCGACCGGCGGAGCGGCGTGTGCAACACCGAGACCGCGATCTGCTCGCTGTTCAAGACCATCGCCGAGACCGGCCTCGCACCGGACGTGCCACTGCCGATGGACTTCGTTCCCGTCGACTACCTGGCCGACGCGGTCGTGCACATCGCGATCAACCGCCGCGCCACCCGGCGGGTCTACCACCTGACCAATCCCAACCCAGCCCGGCTGGGGGACATGCTCGACCGCATGCGCGCCGCCGGTTGTGAGATCACCACGCTGCCCTACCCGCGATGGGTGGCCGAGTTGGTGCGGCACGTCGCCAAGCACCCGACCAGCCCGACCGCGCCCTTCGTGTCGCTGTGCGTCAACCGCGGCAACAAGGCCGACATCTCCGTCAAGGAGATGTACTTCGAGGGGATCTTCCCAGCGTTGGGGCGGACCAACGTCGAGCGCGACCTCGCCGGTAGCGGTCTGCACTGCCCGCCGGTCGACGATGCGCTGCTCGACCGGTACCTGGCGTACTTCTTCTCAACCGGATACATCCCGCGGCCACGATCGGGCGCGGAGCCACCCCCCACCCGGACGACCACGGTGGGCAGAACCCCACACCCCGGCGCGCAGCACCCCAGGCCCGTCTGCTCCAGCAGCCCGCGGACGAAGGGGGTCCGTGGTGTCGGCGGCAGGCCGGCTGACCGGGACCGCACACAACCGGAAGGTGAAACCCGATGA
- a CDS encoding cytochrome P450, producing the protein MTTSEPASDRAPLPEPPADRPLPPVMDFPLAPPGTMGPPEEYERLRRECPLAEVRTPIGATAWYVTRHSDVKKLLADTRLIRPSINDWPVRPGDTPEPGPGLTTMMELDGPGHAALRKALASEFAVRTVGRGLGRLRVLADRLLDDVEAGGQPGDLAAFAELFPLHVMCDLVGIPLEDWDYFVPMADAALGALVTIDEGRKATGLLREYMAELIARKRRQPEDDVLTRLVRRCDAGELGQEEVMAFGLSMLVAGYRSSTMFVANSILVLLTQPEQYARLRDDRRIMDSAVDELLRYVPVMNGVVVLQATQDIELHGRTIHAGEAVLPVLAAANRDDAVFHEADRLDLSRDHNPHLAFGWGAHRCIGAPLARAELGVALEALLDRFPGLRLAVDESELPWEDESPAKSPLALPVKW; encoded by the coding sequence ATGACCACGAGCGAACCGGCGTCCGACCGTGCACCGCTGCCCGAGCCACCGGCGGATCGACCACTGCCGCCTGTCATGGACTTCCCGCTCGCGCCGCCGGGGACGATGGGTCCCCCCGAGGAGTACGAACGGCTGCGGCGGGAATGCCCGCTGGCCGAGGTCCGCACGCCGATCGGCGCCACCGCCTGGTACGTCACCCGGCACTCCGACGTCAAGAAGCTGCTCGCGGACACCAGGCTGATCAGACCGAGCATCAACGACTGGCCCGTCCGCCCCGGCGACACCCCGGAACCGGGGCCCGGCCTGACGACCATGATGGAACTGGACGGCCCCGGGCACGCCGCGTTGCGCAAGGCGCTGGCCAGCGAGTTCGCGGTCCGCACCGTGGGGCGCGGCCTCGGCCGTCTCCGTGTGCTCGCCGACCGGCTGCTCGACGATGTCGAGGCCGGTGGCCAGCCGGGCGATCTCGCGGCGTTCGCCGAGCTGTTCCCGCTGCACGTGATGTGCGATCTGGTGGGTATTCCCCTCGAGGACTGGGACTACTTCGTGCCCATGGCCGACGCCGCCCTGGGCGCGCTGGTGACCATCGACGAGGGACGCAAGGCCACGGGCCTGCTGCGCGAGTACATGGCCGAGTTGATCGCGCGGAAACGGCGTCAGCCCGAGGACGACGTGCTCACCCGGCTGGTGCGCCGCTGTGACGCCGGGGAACTCGGCCAGGAGGAGGTGATGGCGTTCGGCCTGTCCATGCTCGTCGCCGGCTACCGGTCCAGCACCATGTTCGTGGCCAACTCGATTCTCGTCCTGCTGACGCAGCCGGAGCAGTACGCCCGTCTCCGGGATGACCGCAGGATCATGGACAGCGCGGTGGACGAACTGCTGCGCTACGTACCGGTGATGAACGGCGTCGTCGTGCTGCAGGCCACCCAGGACATCGAGCTGCACGGGCGGACCATCCACGCCGGTGAGGCCGTGCTGCCCGTGCTGGCCGCCGCCAACCGGGACGACGCCGTCTTCCACGAGGCCGACCGACTGGACCTGAGCCGGGACCACAACCCGCACCTCGCCTTCGGTTGGGGCGCCCACCGCTGTATCGGTGCGCCCCTGGCCCGCGCCGAGCTCGGCGTGGCGCTGGAGGCCCTGCTGGACCGCTTCCCCGGTCTGCGCCTGGCCGTCGACGAGAGCGAACTGCCGTGGGAGGACGAGTCACCGGCCAAGTCACCGCTGGCCCTCCCGGTCAAGTGGTGA